The genomic DNA GCGCCAGCCACTGCATTCGCCGCGGCCGAAGACGCGGGAGCAGGGGCGGTGAGGGTAATCCTGCCCGATCACGTCCGTAAGACATTTGGCAAGTTTTTGCCCGAAGCTTTTTTTGCTCCGAGTACGCCGAGCGGTAGTTTTGGTACTAGCGCGTTGACTGAACTGCTAACACAGACGGAATGGGCAGATGCTGTTTTGCTAGCAGGAGATTTTGGTCGAAACAGTGAAACTGCTAGCATGATTGAAAAATTTGTATTCAAATATGATGGACTACTATGTATTACTCAAGATACTGTTGAGCATTGTTACAATTTTGCAGACAAATTAGTTGTTCGCCCAAACACTTTGATTGTTGGCAGCTTCGCCCAAATTCAGAAGCTTGCAACATCGTCCAAAGCCCCTAAAAGTTTGCAGTTTAGCGATGGCTTAGTCCGAAATGTTGGAGCGGTCGGGGCTTGGAGTAAAACAGTTTCAGTCTGTTTTTTGACACGCCTGGGCGACGACCTTATACTCGCAAAAGACGAGACTGTCGTAACCTCGAGATCAAAAGAACCAAAGAAATGGCGAGTCGAAACTGCTGCTAGAGCAACAGTCTGGTGGCTACAAAACCCAAAAAAACAGTTAGAAGCTATTAGTACCAGTTGCTACATTTTTAATTCTGACAAAAATGCATTATAGTAGTAATATGTCACAGCTTCGCAATAATCACAGTAGAGGACGTCTCGATACTCTAGAGCGTAGCCGAAAATATGGCAATAAAACAAGCTTATCTAACAGACTAGAAGCTTTTAAAAAAGCTAGCTCTCTGGAATGCGCTGTTGAAGCGGCTGAATTTATTGGAGATTTTGGTGGGGCTGAAGCTTCTTTTCTCGGAGCAAGAGCATTACTAGAAACCGCTACATTATGTAAGCCGGACACCGATTTACAATATCGACTTTTTGGCAGATCAACAGAGTTAGCTAGAGATGCATTAGTTTTAAGCAAGGCTATAAGACTTCTAAACATCGAGTTACCGGCAGAAGATTTATTATCACAGCTGCCGGTTTATGTTAAAATTTTCGGCAAACAACAGATGCCAAATGCTGAACATGCTCAAAAAACATATCAAAAAACAATCAAAATCCTTAATAGCTTTTTTGGTAGTCCCCAACCTCAATCAAGCTTGGTCAAAAGACAACAAATTGGTTGGTTGAGTGAAGCTGTTGTGAGATGCATGCTTAACAGGCACGCTATCAAGGATGTAGGGGCAGAGGATTTTATCGCAACCTCGTCACAGCTCAGAGAAGACCGAGGACTAAGAAGTGTCGGCCAAAATAGCAATAGTTCTTGGGACATTACAGCTTTTTGTAATAAATCAACCTCTCCAACACCAGTTTATTTTATTCAAGTAAAATCAACCGCATTAACTCCAGAGGACAATCGAGCTAAAAAAATACCATATCATGATGGTATATCTATGCTGTACGTTGCTGAAGACTTAGCGCTACCAGGAGAAAAAAGCAAACTAGCCGGACAATTAGTCGACAAGACTAATGTTGTCAGAATTGCTAAAGAGTTAGTCGAAGAAAGCCAATGTCAAGAACCTTTCAGCAGCAGCAAATTAAATCAACGCACAGAACTTCTGCTCGATAAGATAGACCCTCCAAGTTGAGTTTGTAGTAATATATTTTAGGTATGCCGAACATCAAAGACAACACGCCACGTAATAATGCTTTTTTTGACAAGTGGAGCATAGTTCATCTTTTTAGTGCCGCCGCTTTGACACTGATATTTGGAGCCAGCTGGGCCTTTGTAATAACAGTGTTGTGGGAACCTTTGGAGCTTTTTATTTTATCGCCTATTTTAGCGAAGCTGGGCATACTCTTTGGCCACGAAACTATACGCAATTCTTTAAGCGACATAGTATTCGACGCAATTGGAGTCGGTATCGGGATTATCGTACTGCAATTATTTTAAACATTTTATGCTATAATTCATCTGTTATCGAATCAAGCCGCGATGGTGGAATGGTAGCTATTTTATGCACCGCATAAAATCATAGACACAGACGGGCGAGTGGCGGAATTGGTATACGCGCACGACTCAAAATCGTGTTCCGTAAGGATTGAGGGTTCGATTCCCTCCTCGCCCACCAGTGTCTATGCGCCAGGGCGCCTCTACGCGGCCGCAAACGTCAAAATCTTGTGAGCTTTACGTCCAACGCCGGTTCAAGTCCGGCCCGCGGTACCAAATTATTTTGCTTTAGTTTTTTAGTTTTCATATAAAGCACTAACTTTATAGTTTAGAGTTTGTACTTTATACTTATACTAATGAAAACTATACAGCCTTGGTCTGATGATGCCGTAACCCATGCCCAACAGGCTAGACAAGCTATCGCCGACATCGATGAAGAACAACTAGATGAATTAGTGTCTAAGACAGAGGCTCTACTTGGTCATCAAACAAAAATTATTGAGCCTGAGTCTAAATCTACCGATCAAGCCGATGCCAAAAACGCCGCTCAGTTCGTTAGAACAAAGATAAACGCATTGTACGAACATGAGCCAAAGGCCCAAGAAGAACTAGCCGAAGCCACTGCGCCTCACCATCGCGGCTCCAAACACCAACAGTATATTGCTTCTTTACAAAAATCCGGCAAATCCGTTGCAGAGATTCAAACGGAGTGGCATAGATACTATCAGTCGTTATCTGATCGCGAGAAGCATCAGGTTTGGCAAGAGTTTTACGAAGAACAGGCATTGACGAATGCCAAAGATGCTTCAGCCTCCAATTCCTCAAATAGCACTCCGAGAGTAGCCGACCTAAAATTAGCCAAGCACCACGACCATAAGCAGCTCAAAAGGCCAATTACCGATACCCGGACCGTCAGCGAGCTAAAAGATCGGATAGCTTACCGTGTCTCATCAGGGGGCAGGCTAAAAGCTCGCCACCATCTTAAGTCCTTAGCTTTTGGCCTAGGCTTTGGCGCACTAACGCTGACAATACTACTGTTCAGTTTTTTCAATGAAAGATTCATTGCCCCCTTTATTAGCCCAAGTAAGAGCGTTAGCGCCACACCCATCATTGGGACTGGCGAAGCCATTGGGACTGACCCAAAAATTATTATTCCAAAAATCAATCTCGAAGTACCGGTAGTTTATAACCTCGGTACCAACCAAGAAAAAGCCATTCAGAATGCCCTTGAAGAGGGAGTCGTCTACTACACAGGCACAGCCCTCCCAGGACAAAATGGTAACGTCGCGATTGTTGGCCACTCTAGCAATAACATTCTCAATAAAGGCAAGTACAAGTTCGCTTTTGTGCTTTTGAATCGGCTAGCCGTCGACGATATTTTTTATCTACAAAAAGACGGTGTTCGCTACACTTACAAGATTTACGAGAACAGGGTTGTCGAGGCTAACGATGTCAGCGTTTTGCAGGCTCAGAGTAAACCCAACACAGCAACCCTGATTACCTGCGATCCACCTGGAACAAGCCTGCGCAGGCGCGTAGTCGTCGGTGAGCAGATTAGTCCTGACCCAGCTAACAACAAGCAGGCTACGCAGGCCCCCGTTGAAGAACCAAAAGTGCTTCCAAGCAATGCACCAAGCTTGTGGAGCCGGCTATTCGGCAACTAATACTGTTTAGTAAAAAAGTTGATGATTGATAGAAGAGCCAGGATTAGGTTAGAGGTTATAGGTTAGAGGTTATAGGTTAGAGTGATTAGGGCTACGGACTAGTAGTTGGTAGTTAGTAGTTGGTAGTTGGTAGTTAGTAGTTGGTAGTTAGTAGTTAGTGCCCCGTACTACGTACCCTGTACTGCGTACTGTTCAAGTAGAGCCAAGAGCCAAGAGTCATGAGCCAAGAACTAGGGTTCAGGGTCCAGGGACTAGGGACTAGGAGCTAAGGTCTAGCGGATACTACCCCGTACTGCGTACTGTTCAAGCAGAGCCTAGAGTCAAGAGTCAAGAACTAGGGACTAGTAGCCAGTGTCTAGGGTCTAATTCATACTTTATACATGATACGTGATACTTGATACTATCTACTGCTTAGAATTTAGAGCCCCCCCATTCGTCGTTCCTCGTCACCGTTCCTCGTCCGCCATTTATTATTTCTCAACTTCAACAAAGCTTTTCCTGCTATATTAATATGGTGGACTATCTTGATCCAAAAAAGAAAAAGGCTCATGTTAGACGCCTTTACATTGGCTACGTTTTAATTGCTATTGCAATTGGTTTAGCAGCCTGGATATTACTTTATATTGGTAACGGTTTTTATTTGAACAAAAACGGTGAAGTTATCCAAAATGGCCTAGTCTATGTCGAGTCTTCACCATCAGGCGCAAAGATTTCATTGAACGGTAAGCAACAAAACGACACTACCGATGCCAGACTAGTCATACCCGAATCAACTTACGAACTTATCCTAAGCGCCGACAAATACCGGCCTTGGCGCCGAACTTTTGATTTGACGGGTGGCAGCGTACGCCGAATAACATACCCCAGAATGTATCCTGTGTCTCTAAAAACCGACGTAACACAAACTTTTGGCGAAGTACCTGACATGGTGGAGAGTAGCGTCAATAGACGATTAATCATGCTACACATGGCAAGTTCTCCCTTACAAATGCAGATTTTTTCAACCGATGAGCCGCTCAATGCGCCAATTATTTTGACGCTAAATAGTGATTTAATTACTAACCCGCAGGCCAAAGCAACGTATCGCGTTTCTGAGTGGACCGAAAATGCCGAGTTCGTGCTAGTCGAGCGAACTACCTCCGAGATGAGTGAATACTTGCTACTCAAAACCTCGCAGATAAACGAGCAGCGCAATATTACACGCGAGTTAAATATCCCTTCGGGTGCTACAGTAACTATGCGCGACCGCAAGGAAAACCAATACGTAGTCTATCTTCCAGCAGACAAAAGCATAAGGTTCGCTGACCTAAATAATAAAACCCTGATCGACCAGCCGGTGGCTCAAAACGTTCTAGCCTTTAAAGCTTTCGAGTCTGACAAAATACTCTATGCTACCCCAAGTGAAACAGACAAAACAAAGACAAAAATCAGGCTATTCCAGTCGGGTAAGGTCTATGAAATACGTGAAGTCCTTAGTTCAGAAAAGTACTTTTTAGACATGGCAAAACTCGGACGAACACTTGTTATGTTGGCCGGAAGCCAGGCAGAAAAAAAGATCATGGTCTATCGAAACCCGGTCGAGTACCTACAGAGCAATCAGAATGTATCTCATCCTGTTGCTACAACTGCCTTAAGAGTCACAAACCCACAGTTCGCCAGTTTTTCTGCCAGTGCCAGCATCGTAATGCTATACGGCGAGGGCGAGTTCGCGGCCCATGAGTTCGAGGCCGACAGAAGTTACAATTATAAGCTAGACCTAATCTACGACCAGACCAAACCACTTAGATGGATGGACGGTGCACGACTAAACATAGTCAGTGGAGACTACCTTTATAGCGTCGACTTTGATGGAAGCAACCTTGAAAAACTTATTCCGGGTCGAGCTGCATACGGTGCGTATTTCG from Candidatus Saccharibacteria bacterium includes the following:
- a CDS encoding PEGA domain-containing protein, with translation MVDYLDPKKKKAHVRRLYIGYVLIAIAIGLAAWILLYIGNGFYLNKNGEVIQNGLVYVESSPSGAKISLNGKQQNDTTDARLVIPESTYELILSADKYRPWRRTFDLTGGSVRRITYPRMYPVSLKTDVTQTFGEVPDMVESSVNRRLIMLHMASSPLQMQIFSTDEPLNAPIILTLNSDLITNPQAKATYRVSEWTENAEFVLVERTTSEMSEYLLLKTSQINEQRNITRELNIPSGATVTMRDRKENQYVVYLPADKSIRFADLNNKTLIDQPVAQNVLAFKAFESDKILYATPSETDKTKTKIRLFQSGKVYEIREVLSSEKYFLDMAKLGRTLVMLAGSQAEKKIMVYRNPVEYLQSNQNVSHPVATTALRVTNPQFASFSASASIVMLYGEGEFAAHEFEADRSYNYKLDLIYDQTKPLRWMDGARLNIVSGDYLYSVDFDGSNLEKLIPGRAAYGAYFDRDYTRLYSFLTSKDGSLFQMTTTRLIAD
- a CDS encoding sortase, translating into MKTIQPWSDDAVTHAQQARQAIADIDEEQLDELVSKTEALLGHQTKIIEPESKSTDQADAKNAAQFVRTKINALYEHEPKAQEELAEATAPHHRGSKHQQYIASLQKSGKSVAEIQTEWHRYYQSLSDREKHQVWQEFYEEQALTNAKDASASNSSNSTPRVADLKLAKHHDHKQLKRPITDTRTVSELKDRIAYRVSSGGRLKARHHLKSLAFGLGFGALTLTILLFSFFNERFIAPFISPSKSVSATPIIGTGEAIGTDPKIIIPKINLEVPVVYNLGTNQEKAIQNALEEGVVYYTGTALPGQNGNVAIVGHSSNNILNKGKYKFAFVLLNRLAVDDIFYLQKDGVRYTYKIYENRVVEANDVSVLQAQSKPNTATLITCDPPGTSLRRRVVVGEQISPDPANNKQATQAPVEEPKVLPSNAPSLWSRLFGN